From a region of the Elusimicrobiaceae bacterium genome:
- the nifU gene encoding Fe-S cluster assembly protein NifU produces the protein MWDYTDKVIDHFKNPRNVGSIDKPDGVGQVGNIICGDALKLFIKVDSATSRITDAKFQTFGCGSAIASSSALTEMIKGKTLAEAAAVTNQQIADFLGGLPKEKMHCSVMGMEALEAAIKSYKEGGAPVVNELEEEGRVVCKCFGVTEEKILRAAKDNHLRTVEEITNFTKAGGACGACRADIQAVLDRHYNAASAVQEKAPFARLTMVQKIHRVEEALARDVIPGLNADGGSVELVDIEGSVIRVRLLGMCSGCANAGFTIENFVEKKLREQLDPAISVESV, from the coding sequence ATGTGGGATTACACGGACAAGGTGATAGACCATTTCAAAAATCCGCGCAATGTCGGCAGCATTGACAAGCCCGACGGGGTCGGCCAGGTCGGCAATATCATCTGCGGCGACGCGCTCAAGCTGTTCATAAAAGTGGACAGCGCGACCAGCCGCATTACGGACGCCAAATTCCAGACGTTCGGCTGCGGCAGCGCGATCGCCTCCTCTTCCGCGCTGACTGAAATGATCAAGGGCAAGACTCTTGCGGAAGCCGCCGCCGTCACCAATCAGCAGATCGCCGATTTTCTCGGCGGACTGCCGAAAGAAAAAATGCACTGCTCCGTAATGGGTATGGAGGCGCTTGAAGCCGCCATCAAAAGTTATAAGGAAGGCGGCGCGCCGGTAGTGAACGAACTGGAGGAGGAGGGCCGCGTGGTCTGCAAGTGTTTCGGCGTCACCGAAGAAAAGATTCTGCGCGCGGCAAAGGACAATCATCTGCGCACCGTAGAGGAAATAACCAATTTCACCAAGGCCGGCGGCGCGTGCGGGGCCTGCCGGGCCGACATTCAGGCCGTTCTGGACAGGCATTACAACGCCGCCAGCGCCGTGCAGGAAAAAGCTCCGTTCGCGCGCCTGACGATGGTGCAGAAAATACACCGGGTGGAGGAAGCGCTCGCGCGCGACGTTATCCCGGGCCTGAACGCCGACGGCGGGTCGGTGGAGCTGGTGGATATTGAAGGTTCCGTCATCCGCGTGCGGCTGCTCGGCATGTGCAGCGGGTGCGCCAACGCCGGGTTCACGATTGAGAATTTCGTGGAGAAAAAGCTGCGCGAGCAGCTGGATCCGGCAATTTCGGTGGAGTCGGTGTAA
- a CDS encoding MraY family glycosyltransferase: protein MSSATLYFLTMAFAFALAALFTPLVRRIALRKHFIDAPVTAVKTHKVPTPSTGGLAIAGAFFVTLSLVRFFTHFPTGTLTRIRGIMIGAAIMVILGFVDDIKKPAGLGVRTKFVFQFLAAGMLVLYGIQMRFVSPDYIAVLLSLVWVAGVANAFNIIDIMDGFSSSQAAVAAMGFLLISLPSEELYVNFAAAALLGSALGFIPYNLSKKRKIFMGDSGSLFLGFVLAALAMGTRYDQASPLGVYAPLFILALPIYDTFFVAVMRMSRRTSPFMGSRDHYALRLEKLGFTRNQIVGLSAAAAGVLSFCALLVTKLPFWWALWVYIFIGGEFLLLSVNIAKINMQDDRH from the coding sequence ATGAGTTCCGCCACCCTTTATTTCCTTACGATGGCGTTCGCGTTCGCGCTGGCGGCCCTGTTCACCCCGCTGGTGCGGCGCATTGCGCTGAGGAAACATTTCATAGACGCGCCGGTAACCGCCGTGAAAACCCATAAAGTCCCCACCCCTTCGACCGGCGGGCTGGCGATCGCGGGCGCGTTTTTCGTTACGCTTTCGCTGGTGCGGTTTTTCACTCATTTCCCGACCGGCACGCTCACCCGCATCCGCGGCATCATGATCGGCGCGGCGATTATGGTGATTCTCGGCTTCGTGGACGACATCAAAAAACCCGCCGGGCTGGGCGTGCGCACGAAATTCGTTTTCCAGTTTCTGGCGGCGGGCATGCTGGTGCTGTACGGCATACAGATGCGGTTTGTTTCACCGGACTATATCGCCGTCCTGCTCAGCCTGGTCTGGGTGGCGGGCGTGGCGAACGCGTTTAACATAATTGACATAATGGACGGGTTTTCTTCCAGCCAGGCGGCGGTCGCGGCGATGGGGTTTCTGCTGATCTCGCTGCCGTCGGAAGAGCTGTACGTCAATTTCGCGGCGGCGGCGCTGCTGGGTTCGGCGCTGGGGTTCATACCGTACAACCTGTCAAAAAAGCGCAAGATTTTCATGGGCGACTCGGGAAGTCTGTTCCTTGGGTTTGTGCTGGCCGCGCTGGCCATGGGCACCCGCTACGATCAGGCCAGTCCGCTCGGCGTTTACGCGCCGCTTTTCATTCTGGCGCTGCCGATTTACGACACGTTTTTCGTGGCCGTGATGCGGATGTCGCGGCGCACGTCGCCGTTTATGGGAAGCAGGGATCATTATGCCCTGCGTCTTGAAAAACTCGGGTTCACCCGCAATCAGATCGTGGGGCTGAGCGCGGCGGCCGCGGGGGTGCTGTCGTTCTGCGCGCTGCTGGTGACGAAACTGCCGTTTTGGTGGGCGTTGTGGGTGTACATTTTCATCGGGGGCGAATTTTTGCTGCTGAGCGTGAACATAGCGAAAATCAATATGCAAGATGACAGACACTGA
- a CDS encoding phospholipid carrier-dependent glycosyltransferase, protein MKKYAAAFAALWTAAALYAWLRNFGSAYLFGLWSSALLAVFFCAAYGFGRRVLQTRADELGAPGCRFAAYVSLGMAAITYAIILLGAARVLYPFAAVLALGGFLWFGRKHLTREFEWRSLRQNPVLAIPVCAALGAAFFIAWMPPHQYDSLVYHLALPELYAVKHALVCAPDNFYSFFPQNGEMLFTLGLLLKSDILGQLIVWLACAVSCVWVYCYAEETSGSGLLAAFLTVTHTSVFLLASTTYVETLVMLWTTAGVISFLKWTAADRGAGTVWLLLCAVFCGTGFGTKYYAGMTVGILFLLGLYHAYTLGTFSARKTRLLELAGFAAVCAALYLPWAVKNMAATGNPVFPFFYKIFNQGGSGPNIEAAKGYFFTIREYTHGAGLLTELVRFPVTALANPLAFGGGMDMLGGLGWELFFVSVPLMVFAAIRNRALRLAGLYLVLHWLVWFATGRALRFFTVAVPLASALAACGFALAAREFGKTARALLITGLIIFTAQRLALAVQVENLFETPRVLSGIESRERFLSRRLDYYPCARAAADGFNPSAKILYAGEHRTYYTGAQAVPTSIFRRNDFVGWADCGSPAAIAEQVKAAGITAIISVPREERRLSPYLTLQFTPQGRRAWNEYLSGLPAAYAGPACTLYLTGAPG, encoded by the coding sequence ATGAAAAAATACGCCGCCGCTTTCGCGGCGCTGTGGACCGCCGCCGCGCTTTACGCCTGGCTGAGAAATTTCGGCTCGGCGTATCTGTTCGGCCTGTGGAGCAGCGCGCTGCTGGCGGTGTTTTTCTGCGCGGCGTACGGGTTCGGGCGCCGGGTATTGCAAACCCGCGCGGACGAATTGGGCGCGCCGGGCTGCCGGTTCGCCGCATATGTGTCGCTGGGCATGGCAGCGATCACTTACGCGATAATTCTGCTGGGCGCGGCGCGTGTCCTGTATCCGTTCGCCGCGGTTCTGGCGCTGGGCGGATTCCTGTGGTTCGGACGCAAGCATCTGACCCGTGAGTTTGAGTGGCGGAGCCTGCGGCAGAACCCGGTTCTGGCGATCCCGGTCTGCGCGGCTTTGGGCGCGGCTTTTTTTATAGCGTGGATGCCGCCGCACCAGTACGACTCGCTTGTGTATCACCTGGCGCTGCCGGAGCTGTACGCCGTCAAGCACGCGCTGGTCTGCGCGCCGGACAATTTTTATTCGTTCTTCCCGCAAAACGGAGAAATGCTTTTCACGCTGGGTCTGCTCCTGAAAAGCGATATTCTGGGCCAGCTGATCGTATGGCTGGCCTGCGCGGTTTCGTGCGTATGGGTTTACTGCTATGCGGAGGAAACATCCGGGTCCGGCCTGCTGGCGGCGTTTCTGACCGTTACGCACACGTCGGTTTTTCTGCTGGCCTCCACCACCTATGTGGAAACGCTGGTCATGCTGTGGACGACAGCCGGGGTAATCTCTTTCCTTAAATGGACCGCGGCTGACCGCGGCGCCGGAACCGTATGGCTGCTGCTGTGCGCGGTGTTTTGCGGCACCGGGTTCGGCACCAAGTATTACGCCGGCATGACGGTGGGCATATTGTTTCTGCTGGGCCTGTACCACGCTTACACGCTGGGCACCTTCAGCGCGCGCAAAACCCGACTGCTGGAACTTGCGGGGTTTGCCGCCGTATGCGCCGCGCTGTACCTGCCGTGGGCGGTAAAGAACATGGCCGCGACGGGCAATCCGGTATTTCCGTTTTTTTACAAGATATTCAATCAGGGCGGGTCCGGCCCGAACATCGAGGCCGCGAAGGGCTATTTTTTCACGATCCGGGAATATACCCACGGCGCGGGCCTGCTGACCGAACTGGTGCGGTTTCCCGTTACCGCGCTTGCCAATCCGCTGGCTTTTGGCGGCGGGATGGATATGCTGGGCGGGCTGGGCTGGGAGCTGTTTTTCGTTTCCGTTCCGCTGATGGTTTTCGCCGCGATCCGTAACCGCGCGCTGCGGCTGGCGGGGCTTTATCTGGTTCTGCACTGGTTAGTGTGGTTCGCCACGGGCCGCGCGCTGCGGTTTTTCACCGTGGCGGTGCCGCTCGCCTCGGCGCTTGCGGCGTGCGGGTTCGCGCTCGCCGCAAGGGAGTTCGGCAAAACCGCGCGCGCCCTGCTTATAACGGGGCTGATAATTTTCACCGCGCAGCGGCTGGCGCTGGCGGTGCAGGTGGAAAACCTGTTTGAAACGCCGCGAGTGCTCAGCGGGATAGAATCGCGCGAGCGGTTCCTGTCGCGCAGGCTGGACTATTATCCCTGCGCCCGTGCCGCGGCGGACGGGTTTAACCCGTCGGCTAAAATTCTCTACGCCGGAGAACACCGCACCTATTATACCGGCGCGCAGGCTGTGCCGACCAGTATTTTCCGCCGCAACGATTTTGTCGGATGGGCGGACTGCGGGTCGCCCGCCGCAATCGCCGAACAGGTTAAAGCGGCGGGCATAACCGCCATCATCAGCGTGCCGCGCGAAGAACGCCGCCTCTCGCCTTACCTGACGCTTCAGTTCACCCCGCAGGGCCGCAGGGCCTGGAACGAGTATCTGTCCGGGCTGCCCGCGGCGTATGCCGGACCGGCCTGCACGCTCTATCTGACCGGAGCGCCCGGATGA
- the nifS gene encoding cysteine desulfurase NifS: protein MKTVYLDNNATTKTAPEVVEAMLPYFTEKYGNASSMHTFGGAVGHDVEAARKSVAALLGAAHADEIIFTSCGSESDNTALFSAVRSYPGKRHIVTTRVEHPAVLNTCKYLQSQGYGVTYLPVDGNGMISLQDLEAAVTAHTALVSVMMANNETGVVFPVEEAARIAKSRGALFHTDAVQTAGKLPIDLKNSRIDMLSISGHKLHAPKGIGALYVRRGTRFVPFLIGGHQEHSRRAGTENVPYIIGLGKACELARAHMSETGRIAALRDRLEHGITAAVPNVRVNGGGSPRLPTTLNISFEFIEGEAILLHLSDLGIAASSGSACTSGSLEPSHVLRAMGVPFTFAHGSIRFSLSVYNTGSDIDFVLAELPPVIMKLRAMSPFWHEAQGKACRAGAESL from the coding sequence ATGAAAACAGTTTATCTCGATAACAACGCAACCACGAAAACGGCGCCCGAAGTGGTGGAAGCGATGTTGCCCTACTTTACCGAAAAATACGGCAACGCTTCCAGCATGCACACGTTCGGCGGCGCGGTCGGGCATGACGTGGAGGCGGCGCGCAAAAGCGTGGCCGCGCTGCTGGGCGCGGCCCATGCCGATGAAATAATTTTCACCAGCTGCGGCAGCGAAAGCGACAACACCGCCCTGTTTTCGGCGGTGCGCTCCTATCCCGGCAAGCGGCATATCGTCACCACGCGCGTGGAGCACCCGGCGGTGCTCAACACCTGCAAATATCTCCAGTCGCAGGGCTACGGCGTGACTTATCTGCCGGTTGACGGCAACGGCATGATCAGCCTTCAGGACCTTGAAGCGGCGGTAACCGCGCATACCGCGCTGGTTTCTGTCATGATGGCCAATAACGAAACGGGCGTGGTGTTTCCGGTGGAGGAGGCGGCGAGGATCGCCAAATCACGCGGCGCGCTTTTTCATACCGACGCCGTCCAGACCGCCGGAAAACTGCCCATTGACCTGAAAAATTCGCGGATAGACATGCTTTCCATTTCCGGGCACAAATTGCACGCGCCCAAAGGAATCGGCGCGCTTTATGTGCGGCGCGGCACCCGGTTCGTGCCGTTTCTGATCGGCGGGCATCAGGAACACAGCCGCCGCGCCGGCACCGAGAACGTGCCCTATATAATCGGGCTGGGAAAAGCGTGCGAGCTGGCCCGGGCGCATATGTCTGAAACCGGCCGGATAGCCGCTTTGCGCGACCGGCTGGAACACGGCATAACCGCCGCAGTGCCCAATGTGCGGGTTAACGGCGGCGGTTCACCGCGCCTGCCGACAACACTCAACATCAGTTTCGAATTTATCGAGGGCGAGGCTATTCTGCTGCATCTGAGCGATCTGGGAATAGCGGCGTCGTCCGGCTCGGCCTGCACGTCCGGCTCGCTGGAGCCGTCGCATGTGCTGCGCGCGATGGGGGTGCCGTTTACGTTTGCGCACGGCTCGATCCGGTTTTCGCTGAGCGTTTATAATACCGGCTCCGACATTGATTTCGTGCTGGCGGAGCTGCCGCCTGTCATCATGAAGCTGCGCGCCATGTCGCCGTTCTGGCACGAGGCGCAGGGCAAGGCCTGCAGAGCGGGCGCGGAAAGCCTTTAA
- a CDS encoding glycosyltransferase family 2 protein: MKRIAVLPAYNAASTLEKTVRDIPAGSVDEIILVDDCSSDNTAALAEKLGLTVYRHANNTGYGGNQKTCYRRALEAGADMVIMIHPDYQYNPRIAPLLFGLIENNICDVVLGSRIRTRREALASGMPAYKYVANRFLTALENFCTGQNLAEWHSGMRAYSRKVLETLNWEANSDDFVFDTQFLVQAAHAGFRMGDVPVECRYFEEASSINFRRSMVYGLSSLYLLARYFLHRLKLRRYAPLEHKK, translated from the coding sequence ATGAAACGGATCGCCGTATTGCCGGCCTATAACGCGGCCAGCACACTGGAAAAAACCGTCCGGGATATCCCGGCGGGCAGCGTTGACGAAATAATCCTGGTGGATGACTGTTCCTCGGACAATACCGCCGCGCTCGCCGAAAAACTCGGCCTGACGGTTTACCGGCACGCGAACAACACCGGTTACGGAGGCAACCAGAAAACCTGCTACCGCCGCGCGCTTGAAGCAGGCGCCGACATGGTGATTATGATCCACCCGGATTACCAGTACAATCCCCGCATCGCGCCGCTGCTGTTCGGCCTGATAGAAAACAATATCTGCGACGTGGTGCTCGGCAGCCGCATCCGCACGCGGCGCGAAGCGCTGGCGAGCGGAATGCCGGCCTACAAATATGTGGCCAACCGGTTTCTGACGGCGCTGGAAAATTTCTGCACCGGCCAGAATCTCGCCGAATGGCACAGCGGAATGCGCGCCTATTCGCGCAAGGTGCTGGAAACGCTTAACTGGGAAGCCAATTCCGACGATTTCGTGTTTGACACCCAGTTTCTGGTGCAGGCCGCGCACGCGGGGTTCAGAATGGGCGACGTGCCGGTCGAATGCCGTTATTTCGAGGAGGCCTCCTCGATCAACTTCCGCCGCAGCATGGTTTACGGCCTGAGTTCGCTTTATCTGCTGGCGCGGTATTTTCTGCACAGGCTGAAATTGCGGCGGTACGCGCCGCTAGAGCATAAGAAATGA